In Streptomyces hawaiiensis, one genomic interval encodes:
- a CDS encoding 3-hydroxybutyryl-CoA dehydrogenase: MTDIPAGDIARVGVVGCGQMGAGIAEVCARAGLDVMVAETTGEALEIGRTRLFTSLAKAAERGKITEEEQEATLARLSFTTDLGEFADRDLVIEAVVENEQVKSEIFQVLDQVVTRPDAILASNTSSIPLVKLAVATSRPDQVIGIHFFNPAPVQKLVELIPALTTSEGTISRAQMFTEKLLGKHAIRAQDRSGFVVNALLIPYLLSAIRMFETGIASREDIDNGMEMGCAHPMGPLKLSDLIGLDTVASVAQSMYEEYKEPLYAAPPLLQRMVDAGRLGRKTGSGFYTYG; the protein is encoded by the coding sequence GTGACGGACATCCCAGCGGGAGACATTGCACGCGTCGGAGTCGTGGGCTGCGGTCAGATGGGCGCGGGGATCGCCGAGGTGTGCGCCCGGGCCGGCCTGGACGTCATGGTCGCCGAGACCACCGGCGAAGCCCTGGAGATCGGCCGCACCCGGCTGTTCACCTCCCTGGCCAAGGCAGCCGAACGCGGCAAGATCACCGAGGAGGAGCAGGAGGCCACACTGGCCCGCCTGAGCTTCACCACGGATCTCGGCGAGTTCGCCGACCGTGACCTCGTGATCGAGGCCGTCGTCGAGAACGAGCAGGTCAAGTCCGAGATCTTCCAGGTGCTCGACCAGGTCGTGACCCGGCCCGACGCGATCCTGGCGTCCAACACCTCCTCGATCCCGCTGGTGAAGCTGGCAGTGGCGACGTCACGGCCCGACCAGGTCATCGGCATCCACTTCTTCAACCCGGCCCCGGTGCAGAAGCTCGTCGAGCTGATCCCGGCGCTCACCACGTCCGAGGGCACGATCAGCCGCGCCCAGATGTTCACCGAGAAGCTGCTGGGCAAGCACGCGATCCGCGCCCAGGACCGCTCCGGCTTCGTGGTCAACGCGCTGCTGATCCCGTACCTGCTCTCCGCGATCCGGATGTTCGAGACGGGCATCGCCAGCCGCGAGGACATCGACAACGGCATGGAGATGGGCTGCGCCCACCCCATGGGCCCGCTCAAGCTGTCCGACCTGATCGGCCTGGACACGGTCGCCTCGGTCGCGCAGTCCATGTACGAGGAGTACAAGGAGCCCCTGTACGCCGCTCCCCCGCTCCTGCAGCGTATGGTCGACGCGGGCCGGCTGGGCCGCAAGACGGGCTCGGGCTTCTACACCTACGGCTGA